A window from Bacteroidota bacterium encodes these proteins:
- a CDS encoding T9SS type A sorting domain-containing protein has protein sequence MKKILLNPFILFRNKFRIYSLVILFITITLPSISFSQCPGGYTSATINWDNLDYLHSFGVYGLNNISTMQPNVTAAMRQTQKFTIGTNQLTINTLMNVKNLASLSGDVTSHTGDVPGFTGADIDYIPTAGQTLTMTFLNEVQNASFTLYDIDKSAVFTITASGASGAQSVAAATYATSGASIITIGANPLSRTLTATSTGLSSPDNRGTATITVGGPVKTIIITITTLGTDAEFFLSDITACIAEAGFPTDYYKPYTEPFTGQPSYFLANPQNLHVYMVNANTGVAEYIFSDPGTTGTKMNAFAYDPVNKWLYYVMDNYPVAGGGPDFNKALKKYDFNTETISTVLSDITTLNIPTFEQGVEFAGAAFYNGSLYLGLEGTDGAFFTTNVESFVWKIDFNAAGVPINAAQAFALPGDDGVGNPTHDWGDFAIKDGIMITHATGLTSGNNRYVHFNMQTGASTTYAGNAESAGQIGQTWDGAIYRVKNHVAIYNNNGTIGTQTLITTTSCSPAWIPNAGDASDPFKPKCDFGDAPATYDPVALSPAVHQKHCNNDLLRIGSAWDREWSKNTSADASGDASDEDGITTVTLLNSNGVTYNHVQQITVTNNTGSNATLGAWLDYNVNGVFDIGEGRIITVPSTFSGTQTVTVTWSSLNIPVGTANTFLRVRLVSGSTALTTSNATGWYDDGEVEDYPVISSNLPLNINLIDFTANANTDKTVVLKWTAISDDESDGFEIQRSVDQNKWITLGWKNTDKYNSLVNYEFTDQMPNTGTNYYRLKLVDKNGLSRFSNTKQVYIDVIKNSITVLPNPLNNSGTLVINGVNNTTATLRIKNISGQSIVSKNVIINKGENRIPLDVSMLQPGIYIVELTTNEKVHANKISVIR, from the coding sequence ATGAAAAAAATTTTACTCAATCCGTTTATTTTATTCAGAAATAAATTTCGAATCTATTCGCTGGTTATTTTATTTATTACAATAACTCTTCCTTCGATATCTTTTTCTCAATGTCCCGGCGGTTACACTTCAGCGACTATCAACTGGGACAATCTTGATTACCTCCATAGTTTCGGAGTATATGGTTTAAATAATATTTCTACCATGCAGCCTAATGTTACTGCAGCTATGAGGCAAACTCAAAAATTTACTATTGGAACAAACCAGCTTACTATAAATACATTAATGAATGTGAAAAACTTGGCCTCTCTTTCCGGGGATGTAACTTCACACACAGGAGATGTACCAGGTTTCACCGGTGCTGATATTGATTATATACCGACTGCCGGTCAAACTCTCACGATGACTTTTTTGAACGAAGTACAAAATGCAAGTTTCACATTGTATGATATTGATAAAAGCGCTGTTTTTACAATTACAGCAAGTGGGGCAAGTGGAGCACAATCAGTAGCTGCTGCTACTTATGCTACCAGTGGTGCGTCGATAATTACAATAGGGGCAAATCCATTGTCAAGAACATTAACCGCAACTAGTACGGGATTATCATCACCTGATAATAGGGGAACTGCAACCATTACTGTTGGAGGTCCTGTAAAAACAATTATTATTACCATTACAACATTAGGAACTGATGCAGAATTTTTTCTTTCAGACATTACAGCCTGCATAGCTGAGGCTGGTTTTCCAACAGATTATTATAAACCTTATACCGAGCCTTTCACAGGACAACCTTCTTATTTTCTTGCAAACCCGCAAAACCTTCATGTGTATATGGTGAATGCAAATACTGGCGTAGCTGAATATATTTTTTCAGACCCCGGCACAACAGGCACAAAAATGAACGCTTTTGCTTACGACCCAGTGAATAAATGGTTATACTATGTGATGGATAATTATCCTGTTGCAGGTGGTGGTCCTGACTTTAATAAAGCTTTAAAGAAATATGATTTCAATACAGAGACTATCAGTACTGTATTATCCGATATCACAACGCTGAACATACCTACATTTGAACAGGGTGTAGAATTTGCAGGTGCAGCATTTTACAATGGTTCATTATACCTGGGTTTAGAAGGTACTGACGGTGCTTTTTTCACTACCAATGTTGAATCTTTTGTTTGGAAAATAGATTTTAATGCTGCTGGTGTTCCAATAAACGCTGCGCAGGCTTTTGCTTTACCTGGTGATGATGGAGTTGGAAATCCAACTCATGACTGGGGTGATTTTGCAATTAAAGATGGAATAATGATAACCCATGCTACGGGTTTAACCTCCGGCAATAACAGGTATGTACATTTTAATATGCAAACCGGTGCAAGCACTACCTATGCGGGTAATGCTGAAAGCGCAGGCCAGATAGGTCAAACATGGGATGGAGCTATTTACAGAGTAAAGAATCATGTTGCCATATATAATAATAACGGAACAATCGGAACACAAACTTTAATAACTACAACATCATGCTCTCCAGCATGGATCCCTAATGCAGGTGATGCATCAGATCCTTTTAAACCAAAATGCGATTTTGGAGATGCCCCTGCCACTTATGATCCTGTTGCACTTTCACCTGCAGTTCACCAAAAGCATTGCAATAATGATCTATTAAGAATTGGGAGTGCCTGGGACAGAGAATGGAGCAAGAATACTTCCGCTGATGCATCAGGTGATGCCTCAGATGAAGATGGCATAACTACTGTTACCCTTCTGAATTCGAACGGGGTTACTTATAACCACGTACAGCAAATAACTGTTACTAATAATACCGGCTCTAATGCTACTCTTGGTGCATGGCTTGATTATAATGTGAATGGAGTTTTTGATATAGGCGAAGGGAGAATAATAACGGTTCCTTCAACCTTTTCAGGTACACAAACTGTTACGGTCACCTGGTCTTCCTTGAATATTCCGGTTGGTACGGCCAATACATTCTTACGGGTAAGATTGGTTTCCGGCAGCACAGCTCTTACAACAAGTAATGCCACGGGCTGGTATGATGACGGAGAAGTGGAAGATTATCCTGTTATATCAAGTAATTTGCCTCTTAATATTAATCTTATCGATTTTACTGCAAATGCAAATACAGATAAAACTGTAGTATTAAAATGGACTGCCATAAGCGATGACGAATCCGATGGATTTGAAATACAGAGAAGCGTTGATCAGAATAAATGGATCACACTTGGCTGGAAAAATACAGATAAGTATAACAGTTTAGTAAACTATGAATTCACGGACCAAATGCCGAATACCGGAACTAATTACTACCGGTTAAAGCTGGTTGACAAAAATGGTCTTTCACGATTTAGCAATACAAAACAGGTGTATATTGATGTTATAAAAAATTCAATCACCGTATTACCTAACCCGCTGAATAATTCGGGAACACTGGTAATTAATGGAGTCAATAATACCACCGCCACTTTAAGAATAAAAAATATTTCTGGTCAAAGCATTGTGAGCAAGAATGTGATCATCAATAAAGGTGAAAACAGGATACCGCTTGATGTATCAATGCTACAACCCGGAATTTATATTGTAGAATTAACAACTAACGAAAAAGTTCATGCAAATAAGATCTCTGTGATCCGATAA